The following coding sequences lie in one Haematobia irritans isolate KBUSLIRL chromosome 3, ASM5000362v1, whole genome shotgun sequence genomic window:
- the LOC142231582 gene encoding alpha-ketoglutarate-dependent dioxygenase alkB homolog 7, mitochondrial isoform X1: MFLFFPIGPVVMAAFIRSSLFVYKHGNYLWNNRQNPLVSLLKVTYSVRPLSNRAENLHEESNLLHFRGEWSVPNKEKFKSDMRVLSDFITKEEETKLLEEIEPYMKRLRYEFDHWDDAIHGFRETERKHWYPHNRQVLERVRIEGFQEEIMPYIHILDLAAEGVIKPHIDSTRYCGHTIAGISLLSDSVMRLVYAINKVDQSDDYRSQPKAVLENNFYADILLPRRSLYIMSHYARYDFTHEILGKQQSSFMGNPVQKDRRISIICRNEP, encoded by the exons atgtttttattttttccaattggACCTGTAGTGATGGCGGCATTTATTCGTAGTTCATTATTTGTGTATAAACATGGCAATTATTTATGGAATAACCGGCAAAACCCATTGGTCAGTCTCTTAAAAGTAACATATAGTGTGCGGCCACTTAGCAACAGAGCTGAAAACTTACATGAAG AGTCCAATCTATTACACTTTAGGGGAGAATGGTCAGTTCCAAACAAAGAGAAATTCAAAAGTGATATGAGAGTTCTAAGTGATTTTATAACCAAGGAGGAAGAAACAAAACTTCTTGAAGAAATTGAGCCCTATATGAAACGGTTACGTTATGAATTCGATCATTGGGATGAT GCTATTCATGGGTTTAGAGAAACAGAACGTAAACATTGGTATCCCCACAATCGGCAAGTGTTGGAGCGTGTAAGAATTGAAGGTTTCCAGGAGGAAATTATGCCTTATATACATATACTGGATTTGGCAGCAGAAGGTGTAATAAAACCCCACATAGATAGCACTAGG TACTGTGGCCATACAATAGCTGGTATAAGTTTACTTTCCGATTCGGTAATGCGTTTGGTTTATGCCATTAATAAAGTTGATCAATCGGATGATTATCGCAGTCAACCAAAAGCTGTATTAGAGAATAATTTTTATGCCGACATTCTATTGCCTCGGAGGTCACTTTACATTATGAG CCATTACGCCCGTTATGATTTTACCCATGAGATTCTGGGTAAACAACAGTCTAGTTTTATGGGAAACCCAGTACAAAAAGACAGGCGTATCTCAATTATATGCCGAAATGAACCTTAA
- the LOC142231582 gene encoding alpha-ketoglutarate-dependent dioxygenase alkB homolog 7, mitochondrial isoform X2 produces the protein MRVLSDFITKEEETKLLEEIEPYMKRLRYEFDHWDDAIHGFRETERKHWYPHNRQVLERVRIEGFQEEIMPYIHILDLAAEGVIKPHIDSTRYCGHTIAGISLLSDSVMRLVYAINKVDQSDDYRSQPKAVLENNFYADILLPRRSLYIMSHYARYDFTHEILGKQQSSFMGNPVQKDRRISIICRNEP, from the exons ATGAGAGTTCTAAGTGATTTTATAACCAAGGAGGAAGAAACAAAACTTCTTGAAGAAATTGAGCCCTATATGAAACGGTTACGTTATGAATTCGATCATTGGGATGAT GCTATTCATGGGTTTAGAGAAACAGAACGTAAACATTGGTATCCCCACAATCGGCAAGTGTTGGAGCGTGTAAGAATTGAAGGTTTCCAGGAGGAAATTATGCCTTATATACATATACTGGATTTGGCAGCAGAAGGTGTAATAAAACCCCACATAGATAGCACTAGG TACTGTGGCCATACAATAGCTGGTATAAGTTTACTTTCCGATTCGGTAATGCGTTTGGTTTATGCCATTAATAAAGTTGATCAATCGGATGATTATCGCAGTCAACCAAAAGCTGTATTAGAGAATAATTTTTATGCCGACATTCTATTGCCTCGGAGGTCACTTTACATTATGAG CCATTACGCCCGTTATGATTTTACCCATGAGATTCTGGGTAAACAACAGTCTAGTTTTATGGGAAACCCAGTACAAAAAGACAGGCGTATCTCAATTATATGCCGAAATGAACCTTAA